One window of the Camelus dromedarius isolate mCamDro1 chromosome 15, mCamDro1.pat, whole genome shotgun sequence genome contains the following:
- the SIX3 gene encoding homeobox protein SIX3 yields the protein MVFRSPLDLYSSHFLLPNFADSHHRSLLLASSGSGNGAGGGGGAGGGGGGGNCAGGGGAGGAGGGGSGGGSRAPPEELSMFQLPTLNFSPEQVASVCETLEETGDIERLGRFLWSLPVAPGACEAINKHESILRARAVVAFHTGNFRDLYHILENHKFTKESHGKLQAMWLEAHYQEAEKLRGRPLGPVDKYRVRKKFPLPRTIWDGEQKTHCFKERTRSLLREWYLQDPYPNPSKKRELAQATGLTPTQVGNWFKNRRQRDRAAAAKNRLQHQAIGPSGMRSLAEPGCPTHGSAESPSTAASPTTSVSSLTERADTGTSILSVTSSDSECDV from the exons ATGGTATTCCGCTCCCCCCTAGACCTCTATTCCTCCCACTTCTTGTTGCCAAACTTCGCCGATTCTCACCACCGCTCCCTACTTCTGGCGAGTAGCGGCAGCGGGAACGGtgcgggaggcggcggcggcgcgggaggaggcggcggcggcgggaacTGTGCGGGAGGCGGCGGTGCTGGCGGAgcaggcggcggcggcagcggcggcggctccAGGGCCCCCCCGGAAGAGTTGTCCATGTTCCAGCTGCCCACCCTCAACTTCTCGCCGGAGCAGGTGGCCAGCGTCTGCGAGACGCTGGAGGAGACGGGCGACATCGAGCGGCTGGGCCGCTTCCTCTGGTCGCTGCCCGTGGCCCCCGGGGCGTGCGAGGCCATCAACAAGCACGAGTCGATCCTGCGCGCGCGCGCCGTGGTCGCCTTCCACACGGGCAACTTCCGCGACCTCTACCACATCCTGGAGAACCACAAGTTCACCAAGGAGTCTCACGGCAAGCTGCAGGCCATGTGGCTGGAGGCTCACTACCAGGAGGCCGAGAAGCTGCGCGGCCGCCCACTCGGCCCTGTGGACAAGTACCGCGTGCGCAAGAAGTTCCCGCTGCCGCGCACCATCTGGGACGGCGAGCAGAAGACGCATTGCTTCAAGGAGCGGACTCGGAGCCTGCTGCGGGAGTGGTACCTGCAGGACCCCTATCCCAACCCCAGCAAGAAACGCGAACTGGCGCAGGCCACCGGCCTCACTCCCACACAAGTAGGCAACTGGTTTAAGAACCGGAGGCAGCGCGACCGGGCCGCGGCGGCCAAGAACAG GCTCCAGCACCAGGCCATCGGACCGAGCGGCATGCGCTCGCTGGCCGAGCCCGGATGCCCCACGCACGGCTCGGCAGAGTCGCCGTCCACGGCGGCCAGCCCCACCACCAGCGTGTCCAGCCTGACGGAGCGCGCGGACACCGGCACCTCCATCCTCTCGGTAACCTCCAGCGACTCGGAATGTGATGTATGA